A part of Pectinophora gossypiella chromosome Z, ilPecGoss1.1, whole genome shotgun sequence genomic DNA contains:
- the LOC126380151 gene encoding solute carrier family 66 member 3: MLKKNLVENFWFSTDFLKMGASPWEVLANILSFVTIVSCLFLKVPQIQHIRQKRSAEGIYLQAMLMEITGFTIVTLYNYKNSYSIMTYMEYPIILVQIYVMLYYTIMYKRLMRYKVVPISAMTYVALVIGFASGMLPKDWLTYMVPCCTPISGMAKITYIYGIYSADNADAVSLITWMISVFTNSSRLFTVYMDSGDITLMANFTISTLLSVTVLLVALYYQQKHKPRAGVVPAKRRKSSVPTIHRDMQHYHSD; encoded by the exons ATGCTGAAAAAAAATCTCGTTGAAAATTTTTGG TTCTCCACTGATTTCCTCAAGATGGGCGCCTCACCATGGGAAGTTCTTGCAAACATCTTGAGCTTCGTCACTATTGTTTCCTGCCTTTTTCTAAAGGTGCCTCAAATACAACACATCAGGCAAAAGAGATCGGCAGAAGGCATATACTTACAAGCCATGTTGATGGAAATCACCGG cttcACGATCGTGACGCTGTACAACTACAAGAACAGTTACAGCATAATGACTTACATGGAGTACCCGATCATACTAGTTCAGATCTACGTGATGTTATACTACACAATTATGTACAAACGATTGATGCGGTATAAGGTGGTACCAATCTCTGCGATGACGTACGTTGCTCTGGTGATCGGTTTTGCGTCTGGCATGCTACCGAAGGACTGGCTTACCTACATGGTG CCATGCTGCACACCTATCAGTGGAATGGCCAAGATAACCTACATTTACGGCATATATTCGGCTGACAACGCGGACGCAGTCTCTTTGATTACATGGATGATCTCGGTCTTCACCAACTCTT CTCGCCTGTTCACAGTATACATGGACTCCGGTGACATAACACTCATGGCGAATTTCACCATATCAACATTGCTGAGTGTGACAGTGTTGTTAGTTGCATTGTACTATCAACAGAAGCACAAACCGAGGGCGGGCGTGGTGCCAGCGAAGAGACGCAAGTCATCAGTGCCTACTATACACCGCGACATGCAGCATTATCATAGTGATTGA
- the LOC126380199 gene encoding uncharacterized protein LOC126380199 — protein MPLDSISLFVDKFQVFLTSCILVLWLSTFIQSSKPLNKRQQAVWRIECELGVISDPDCPVDGGWTTWEPWSACHGSCDDAGHHHRTRQCVNPVPSDDGIPCSGPEEEIEPCYLTNCTVEDYRKLTEGDSTRMEAFHQLETVPALMERCLQIECRYSAIENALATDNTWQLDAEALWNSLQCVKHNVGCPVIGEWGSWGAWSSCGARCGRGLRWRLRRCDTPPPSNAQLVCTGTPLQAEECEGDQCASSSEVNTGGQWSTWSQWTACSEKCGIGVRHRRRSCLEKTISRPVGLWGTHCVGQHDEFEVCESNDCLLSGGWSGWGAWGPCSQSCGAGKRSRTRSCTRPVPSGGGKNCIGSKTEFMACYLSPCEAFTHVVVLLNGDSFLQYNFDKKRSTLFHFFVRFMPLSPRGTLVRRGAVHSPNVRLSLQKWHVCLDASGTSLSCTIPRICSPAVIEPAIWHTALVTVTSEAASLRMDDAIVPIRASFPCDPELLDNKMNILVGEKLHGEIQEMVLNFIPLKMVVERNRRTVRSEFFPTSASNVAFEKAAIEEAYLPLYNDQYLRLPCFNEQEEWRLELTIKSKRESGTILFLRDESTNSWLHMGLQNMRLKLKVSIEDLHSENSGSTECPPDQWLDVLLMKKQETNTIEASINGGERLHVVLEETAIKRREMSNKHIAPKNGQCEYKSDSFAICNDEFFVGGVPGENRAKTEEFTPFSGLIASISINNVLQDLHSFSVERCKDEKIQVSSRTASVSGSYQETAWGKSNRLNLTCLHARSTRSPHAAHWLYLDTTIGNIFKDKTVRSVDDGRVLRLVASADNDLRGFYTCRAHTNKRTRNIVTYGVIGKIRYNLSGPDTTTALAVITTVLLVVATLGWLFIEGVHDLRTGFGFFRDAHLTPEEEAEAVCSYIDNNIHLLSSPSVAEIAKARARLRGRQIALTSRSSFAAQEPQGLMQIENQPIKEIPLHLNITAEENSTSEPEDLPALPEEKTLNVSPTHDVYRCEQSYVSSPRHGSITSPRGRLSSSSSFELASPRFLCNRLLVARRIYSSRESLRSRIRKSPRYRNFDISHNIRSNLLTIKSSTFVNVSPAQKILQRFQQLRNDDY, from the exons atgccacttgatagtATATCGTTGTTTGTGGACAAGTTTCAAGTTTTTCTTACATCGTGCATTCTTGTTCTATGGCTGTCTACATTCATTCAAAGCAGCAAACCACTCAATAAGAGGCAACAGGCAGTGTGGCGTATAGAGTGTGAGTTGGGCGTCATTTCTGACCCAGATTGCCCAGTTGACGGAGGCTGGACCACGTGGGAACCTTGGTCCGCTTGCCACGGGTCTTGTGATGATGCAGGTCATCACCATAGGACAAGGCAATGCGTCAATCCCGTTCCATCCGACGATGGCATACCTTGCAGTGGGCCCGAGGAAGAAATAGAACCTTGCTACCTTACCAACTGCACAGTCGAAGACTATAGGAAACTAACCGAAGGTGATTCCACGAGAATGGAAGCtttccaccagttggagacagTACCAGCCCTCATGGAGCGATGTCTGCAAATTGAATGCCGTTATTCAGCGATCGAAAACGCATTAGCCACTGATAATACTTGGCAATTGGACGCCGAAGCTTTATGGAATTCGCTGCAGTGTGTGAAGCATAATGTCGGTTGTCCTGTGATAGGAGAATGGGGCAGCTGGGGGGCGTGGTCGTCGTGCGGCGCTCGCTGCGGCCGCGGCCTGCGCTGGCGGCTGCGCAGGTGCGACACTCCGCCCCCCTCCAATGCTCAACTTGTCTGTACAGGGACCCCGCTGCAAGCCGAGGAATGCGAGGGTGACCAGTGCGCTTCCAGTAGTGAGGTGAATACTGGTGGCCAGTGGAGCACTTGGAGTCAATGGACAGCTTGCTCCGAAAAATGTGGAATAGGTGTGAGACACCGTCGACGATCTTGCCTTGAGAAAACGATTTCCCGCCCTGTTGGCCTTTGGGGCACCCATTGTGTCGGACAGCATGACGAGTTCGAGGTCTGTGAAAGTAACGACTGCTTGCTGAGTGGAGGTTGGTCAGGTTGGGGCGCCTGGGGTCCCTGTTCGCAGTCTTGCGGCGCTGGCAAAAGATCCAGGACTCGATCTTGCACGAGACCAGTACCCTCAGGAGGTGGCAAAAATTGTATTGGATCTAAAACTGAATTCATGGCTTGCTACCTAAGTCCTTGTGAGGCTTTCACCCACGTCGTTGTTTTATTGAATGGCGACTCCTTTTTGCAGTACAATTTTGACAAAAAGCGATCTACTCTCTTCCATTTCTTTGTACGGTTTATGCCATTGTCGCCCCGAGGAACTCTCGTCCGCCGAGGAGCGGTGCACAGTCCAAATGTACGGCTCAGTTTGCAGAAATGGCACGTCTGTTTAGATGCTAGCGGTACTTCGTTGTCGTGTACAATACCAAGAATTTGCTCGCCCGCCGTTATAGAACCAGCAATCTGGCATACAGCACTTGTCACAGTCACCAGCGAAGCAGCGAGTCTCAGGATGGACGATGCCATAGTCCCTATCAGAGCTTCTTTCCCTTGTGATCCTGAATTGTTAGACAATAAAATGAACATTTTAGTCGGTGAAAAGTTACATGGAGAGATACAAGAGATGGTTTTAAATTTCATTCCTTTAAAAATGGTTGTTGAACGTAATCGAAGAACAGTGAGATCAGAATTCTTCCCTACTTCCGCTTCGAACGTAGCCTTTGAAAAGGCAGCCATTGAAGAAGCATATTTACCTCTATACAATGACCAATACCTCCGATTGCCTTGTTTTAACGAACAAGAAGAGTGGCGATTGGAATTGACTATTAAATCTAAAAGAGAATCGGGCACTATACTTTTCTTAAGAGACGAATCCACCAATAGTTGGCTACACATGGGGTTGCAAAACATGAGATTAAAATTGAAAGTTTCTATTGAAGACCTTCATTCAGAGAATAGTGGCTCTACGGAGTGTCCTCCCGATCAATGGCTTGACGTTCTACTTATGAAGAAGCAGGAGACTAACACGATTGAAGCATCGATAAACGGAGGTGAACGCTTACATGTGGTGTTAGAAGAAACTGCTATCAAACGTCGGGAGATGTCCAACAAGCACATTG CTCCTAAGAATGGACAATGCGAGTATAAATCGGATTCATTTGCAATTTGCAACGACGAATTTTTTGTGGGCGGTGTTCCTGGTGAAAACCGAGCTAAAACCGAAGAGTTTACACCGTTTTCAGGTTTGATTGCGTCGATAAGTATAAACAATGTTTTGCAGGATCTACATTCCTTTAGTGTGGAACGATGTAAAGACGAGAAGATCCAAGTATCTTCTAGGACTGCGAGCGTATCTGGATCCTATCAGGAGACCGCATGGGGAAAATCGAATCGATTAAACTTAACATGTCTGCACGCCAGAAGCACTCGGTCACCGCACGCCGCGCATTGGCTTTATCTCGACACCACTATCGGAAATATTTTCAAAGATAAAACAGTACGATCCGTCGATGACGGAAGAGTTCTTCGGCTTGTCGCTTCCGCAGATAATGATCTCAGAGGATTCTACACGTGTCGAGCGCATACTAACAAACGTACACGTAATATCGTTACTTacggagttattgggaaaatcAGGTACAATTTGTCTGGACCTGATACGACCACGGCGCTAGCAGTCATCACCACCGTGTTGTTAGTGGTAGCTACTCTCGGGTGGCTTTTCATTGAAGGCGTGCATGACCTGCGCACAGGGTTCGGCTTTTTCCGCGACGCTCACTTGACTCCAGAAGAGGAGGCTGAAGCCGTATGCAGCTATATCGATAATAATATTCATCTGCTGTCATCCCCAAGCGTAGCAGAAATAGCAAAGGCCAGAGCAAGACTGCGGGGGCGTCAAATAGCGTTGACTAGTCGGTCTAGCTTCGCAGCTCAAGAACCACAAGGGCTGATGCAAATAGAAAACCAGCCGATAAAAGAGATACCACTGCACTTGAACATAACGGCAGAAGAGAACTCTACGAGTGAGCCGGAGGACTTGCCGGCACTGCCTGAGGAGAAAACTTTGAATGTGAGTCCAACGCACGATGTGTACAGATGTGAACAGAGCTACGTCAGCTCGCCCAGACACGGTTCAATAACGTCTCCAAGGGGGAGGCTTTCATCATCTTCTTCGTTTGAACTTGCGTCACCTCGGTTCTTATGCAATCGCCTCCTCGTTGCGAGACGAATATACTCCTCCAGAGAAAGTCTTAGGTCAAGAATAAGAAAGAGTCCTCGTTACCGAAATTTCGACATCAGTCACAATATAAGATCCAATCTGTTGACTATAAAATCGTCGACATTCGTCAACGTGTCGCCAGCACAGAAGATTTTACAAAGGTTCCAACAACTTAGAAATGACGATTATtga
- the LOC126380126 gene encoding LETM1 domain-containing protein 1, with translation MPIHRIVAVSRVLLQCNSSNFILKPKIQPINKCRFLTVDKPKQTKALKNEKEKVRMYIVQRYIDYVKNYMSALEVRFPTAVRMYRVFSIGIKDFLRDLKTYISLRIKITKDKGFSKMSRKDIELFQKMPSDMLRIAPVLVLSAIPFGNYVIFPLAFLRPKTLLCSHFWSIQQRVDFSRQDLTERLRNNKPVFRALQAKLDMIQDSGLKEKWSRILALLGSGVHPTPNDILECKDLFTKEPYQLNNLTYSHMGYLLKMHGLRKNLFRTNKLKYHAFLLLEMDKAIVREGGVEKLNMDTLCYACHIRGLHSSHLSNKHMREWLKQWLLVSVNVDKNSYSLILHCPIFLAYNHPQNWMLIY, from the exons GTTTCTAACAGTAGACAAACCAAAGCAAACAAAAGCtctaaaaaatgaaaaagaaaaagtacgAATGTACATTGTTCAAAGATACATTGACTATGTGAAAAATTACATGTCAGCTTTGGAAGTACGGTTCCCCACAGCTGTTCGAATGTACAGAGTGTTCAGCATTGGAATAAAGGACTTCCTACGAGATTTGAAAACTTACATATCATTGAGGATAAAAATAACAAAGGACAAAGGCTTTTCGAAAATGAGTAGGAAAGATATCGAACTCTTTCAGAAGATGCCATCGGACATGTTAAGAATAGCCCCTGTGCTGGTGTTGTCAGCAATTCCATTTGGAAACTATGTTATTTTTCCATTAGC GTTTCTTCGGCCAAAGACACTATTGTGCTCTCATTTCTGGTCGATACAGCAAAGAGTAGATTTCTCTCGTCAGGATTTGACTGAACGTCTCCGTAACAACAAACCTGTCTTCCGGGCTCTGCAAGCGAAGCTGGATATGATTCAGGACAGTGGACTAAAGGAGAAATGGAGTAGAATACTGGCACTGTTAGGATCTGGAGTCCACCCTACGCCAAATGATATATTGGAGTGCAAAGATTTGTTTACAAAAGAACCATACCAATTGAATAATTTGACGTATTCGCATATG GGCTACCTTCTCAAAATGCACGGGCTAAGGAAAAACCTGTTCAGAACAAATAAACTGAAATATCACGCATTTCTACTTTTGGAAATGGATAAAGCGATTGTGAGGGAGGGTGGGGTGGAGAAACTCAATATGGATACTTTGTGTTATGCCTGCCACATCAGAGGTCTACACAGCAGTCACTTGTCGAACAAACACATGCGAGAGTGGCTCAAACAATGGCTCCTTGTCTCAGTAAATGTGGACAAGAATTCATATTCTCTAATCCTCCACTGTCCAATATTCTTAGCGTATAATCATCCACAAAATTGgatgttaatttattaa